The genomic region CGGCGCCCGGCTTCGTGTTAGTAGCACGATTCATGAAGTCGTATGCCGAACTGTTCTTCCTCGCGGCCGCGGCGCTCGTCTCGGTTCCGGCGCGGGCGCTCGAAGTCTCGGGTGAGCCGATCGAGCTGCCGGAGGCGGTGGTGGTGCTGCACTACGAGGACAGGATCGGCAGCTCCGACGCCGCCAGCGCCGGGACGGTGACCCAGCAGCTGGTGGAGGACCGGCCCATCCTGCGCCCGGGCGAGGTGCTCGAGCTCGTGCCCGGGCTGGTCATCACCCAGCACAGCGGCGCCGGCAAGGCCAACCAGTACTTCCTGCGCGGCTTCAACCTCGACCACGGCACCGACTTCGCGACCACCCTGGACGGCGTGCCGCTCAACCTGCGCACCCACGCGCACGGCCAGGGCTACACCGACTTGAACCCGCTCATCCCCGAGCTCGTCGATCACGTCGATTACTTCAAGGGCCCCTACTTCGCCTCGAAGGGCGACTTCGCCTCCGCGGGGGCGGCCGACCTCCACTACGCCGAGGCGCTCCCGGAGACGCTCTTCCAGGCCACCCTCGGCACGCTCGGCTACCGGCGGGCGGTCGCCGCCGGCTCGCCGGAGCTCGCGGGCGGCCGGCTCCTCTACGGGTTCGAGTACGCCCACGAGGACGGGCCCTGGGTGCACCCCGACGACTACCGGCGCGTGAGCGGCGTGCTGCGCTACACCCATCCGCTCGGCGCGGGGAAGGTCTCGGTCGAGGCGACCGCCTACGCCGGCACCTGGGACGCCACCGACCAGATCCCGCTGCGCGCCGTGGTCTCGGGCGCGCTCGACCGCTACGGCGCGGTCGATCCGACGAGCGGCGGCAGCTCACACCGGTACGGCCTCTCCGCGAGCCTGGAGGAGCCGCTCCTCGGCGGCGTGCTGCGCGCCAACGCCTACGCGGTGAAGTACGATCTCGACCTCTTCTCCGACTTCACCTACTTCCTCGACGATCCCGTGCACGGGGACCAGTTCGAGCAGCGCGACGACCGCTGGTATTACGGCACCTCCGGGAGCTGGCGGTGGCTCGGCGCGCTCGCCGGCGCGCGGCTGCAGGCGGAGCTCGGCTGGGAGGGGCGGCTCGAGCGGATCGCGCCGGTGGGGCTCTATCACACGGCGGCGCGC from Anaeromyxobacter paludicola harbors:
- a CDS encoding TonB-dependent receptor translates to MKSYAELFFLAAAALVSVPARALEVSGEPIELPEAVVVLHYEDRIGSSDAASAGTVTQQLVEDRPILRPGEVLELVPGLVITQHSGAGKANQYFLRGFNLDHGTDFATTLDGVPLNLRTHAHGQGYTDLNPLIPELVDHVDYFKGPYFASKGDFASAGAADLHYAEALPETLFQATLGTLGYRRAVAAGSPELAGGRLLYGFEYAHEDGPWVHPDDYRRVSGVLRYTHPLGAGKVSVEATAYAGTWDATDQIPLRAVVSGALDRYGAVDPTSGGSSHRYGLSASLEEPLLGGVLRANAYAVKYDLDLFSDFTYFLDDPVHGDQFEQRDDRWYYGTSGSWRWLGALAGARLQAELGWEGRLERIAPVGLYHTAARVRLETTREDRVWEASGALYGSLDAAFTPWLRAIVGARYDGYLFDVASSDPRNGGHASAGRASPKASLVLGPWAQTELFANFGYGFHSNDARGVTTTVDPATGERVQPVTPLVQTRGGELGIRTELVPRMQTSLSLWRLDLDSELLFTGDAGTTEPSRPSRRQGLEWSVRYEPLRWLLFDLDLAWSRARFTDPDPAGDHVPGSIETAVSAGATVHALGPWSASAFLRHFGPRPLVEDDRVRSSASTTVNAQLAYRLGEHVRLTLDVFNLLDSRVDDIAYFYVSRSKGEPAAGVADVHFHPAEPRSARATVAVLF